From Spirosoma agri, one genomic window encodes:
- a CDS encoding cytochrome-c peroxidase: MKRLGWYSAGLQSIIATILLVLVAGLGQSFRPDQPSKQVKSDYLANLARLDSTVADLQRTIQQPQSEALVQAAFRRSRLAYKQVEFLTEFYFSGSAKSLNGPPVAEGEVDDGVGIVIQPTGFQVAEELIFPLDADQHTALLQQVTSMQNTIRQLRRVAGYNELTDSQIFDAMRLEVVRLITLGITGFDSPVALHSLPESIAALESIEYTLRAYPLAVQHSALSAQLDQTIDRAIQALRKSSFNRFDRLSFIRNYAYPLNGLLMDAQLALGYPLATSKRMLRPTARTLSDSNAFDPTFFLPYSHAQPTADRIALGKLLFFNPALSGNGQRSCATCHQPNLAFTDGEASPFDLDAKQRIGRNTPTLLNAAFQSFQFMDSRSFSLEDQITDVIHNTQEMSGSIAQATAVLRKDSTYKAQFANAYSDGVTETNLKNALASYIRSLVSLNARPDRYLRGEEVALTAQEKQGFNVFMGKGKCATCHFFPLFNGTVPPAYVKTESEVLGTPATDAEKQLDTDAGRYKTTKIDIHRNAFKTPTVRQAALTAPYMHNGVYKTLNQVVDFYDKGGGTGLGFTLENQTLPTDKLNLTAAEKRALVAFMKSL; this comes from the coding sequence ATGAAGCGATTAGGGTGGTATTCAGCCGGTTTACAGAGCATCATCGCCACCATACTGCTCGTGCTGGTCGCTGGTCTGGGTCAATCGTTCAGACCCGACCAGCCAAGCAAACAGGTAAAATCGGATTACCTAGCCAACTTAGCGCGCCTTGATTCGACCGTAGCCGATTTACAACGCACGATTCAGCAGCCCCAGTCAGAAGCCTTGGTTCAGGCCGCGTTTCGTCGGTCCAGGCTAGCGTACAAACAGGTCGAATTCCTGACCGAGTTCTACTTTTCGGGGTCGGCAAAATCGCTCAACGGACCGCCCGTCGCCGAAGGCGAGGTTGACGATGGGGTCGGTATTGTCATTCAGCCAACTGGCTTTCAGGTGGCCGAAGAACTGATTTTTCCGCTGGATGCCGATCAACACACGGCGTTGTTGCAACAGGTGACGTCGATGCAGAACACCATCCGTCAGTTACGTCGGGTGGCTGGATACAACGAACTGACCGATAGTCAAATCTTTGACGCCATGCGGCTGGAAGTCGTTCGGCTGATCACGCTGGGCATCACCGGATTCGACTCGCCGGTGGCGCTGCATTCGTTACCCGAAAGCATTGCAGCCCTCGAAAGCATAGAGTATACCCTTCGAGCGTATCCGCTCGCGGTCCAGCATTCGGCCCTGTCTGCTCAGCTTGACCAGACCATTGACAGGGCGATTCAGGCGCTGCGTAAGTCATCGTTCAACCGGTTCGATCGGCTCAGTTTCATCCGGAACTATGCGTATCCACTAAACGGGTTACTCATGGACGCGCAACTGGCCCTTGGTTATCCGCTGGCAACCAGCAAACGAATGCTCCGCCCAACAGCCCGGACCCTCTCGGATTCCAACGCCTTCGACCCGACCTTTTTTCTGCCCTACAGCCACGCCCAACCAACGGCGGATCGGATTGCGCTCGGGAAACTGCTTTTCTTTAACCCGGCTCTTTCCGGGAATGGGCAACGTTCCTGCGCCACTTGTCATCAGCCCAATCTAGCCTTCACGGATGGAGAAGCATCGCCGTTTGACCTTGATGCCAAACAACGCATCGGTCGAAATACCCCTACGTTGCTGAACGCAGCCTTTCAGTCGTTTCAGTTTATGGATTCGCGGAGTTTTTCGCTGGAAGATCAGATCACCGATGTCATTCATAACACGCAGGAAATGAGCGGCTCTATTGCCCAGGCAACCGCCGTATTACGAAAAGATTCGACCTACAAAGCGCAGTTTGCCAACGCGTATTCGGATGGCGTAACCGAAACGAATCTGAAAAATGCACTCGCGTCGTACATCCGGTCATTGGTCAGTCTGAATGCCCGACCGGATCGGTATCTGCGCGGAGAAGAAGTAGCCCTGACCGCGCAGGAGAAACAGGGCTTCAACGTATTTATGGGCAAAGGCAAATGCGCAACCTGTCACTTTTTCCCGCTGTTCAACGGCACCGTCCCCCCCGCTTACGTGAAAACCGAAAGCGAAGTACTGGGCACACCCGCCACGGACGCGGAGAAACAACTCGATACCGACGCCGGTCGCTATAAGACAACGAAAATCGACATCCACCGGAACGCGTTCAAAACCCCGACCGTCCGGCAGGCGGCTCTCACGGCCCCTTACATGCACAATGGCGTCTACAAGACGCTGAATCAAGTTGTTGACTTCTACGACAAGGGGGGCGGAACGGGGCTAGGCTTCACGCTGGAAAACCAAACCCTCCCCACTGACAAGCTCAACCTGACAGCCGCCGAAAAACGGGCGCTGGTTGCCTTTATGAAGTCACTGTAA
- a CDS encoding fumarylacetoacetate hydrolase family protein, producing the protein MKLYRTRSGIVLESNNQFYAVPADNWDDLINQDNLYAVLQQVTTSVSAADDHQQWAQTGLLAPIGRQEVWASGVTYLRSRNARMEESKKSGGDNFYDRVYDADRPELFFKSTPERVVGPGDNVRIRADSTWNVPEPELTLFITSSGKIVGYTCGNDMSSRSIEGENPLYLPQAKSYDGSAALGPCLFVPETPIAPETNIRLEISRAQQTVFTNTIAISQMKRQHTELVSFLYRECSFPFGCFLMTGTGIVPPDDFTLQSGDEIRISIDGIGTLENVVA; encoded by the coding sequence ATGAAACTTTACAGAACCCGCTCCGGCATCGTACTCGAATCCAACAATCAGTTCTATGCCGTTCCTGCCGACAATTGGGACGATTTGATCAATCAGGATAATCTGTATGCCGTTCTGCAACAGGTAACTACATCGGTAAGCGCAGCGGACGACCACCAGCAATGGGCGCAGACAGGTTTATTAGCACCCATTGGCCGACAGGAGGTTTGGGCATCGGGGGTGACGTACCTACGCAGCCGTAACGCCCGTATGGAAGAATCCAAAAAATCGGGGGGCGATAATTTCTACGACCGGGTTTATGATGCCGATCGGCCCGAACTGTTCTTCAAATCGACACCCGAACGCGTAGTCGGTCCGGGCGATAATGTCCGTATCCGCGCTGACTCGACCTGGAACGTACCAGAACCTGAACTGACGCTGTTTATCACATCGTCCGGCAAGATTGTTGGCTACACCTGCGGTAATGATATGAGTTCGCGAAGTATAGAAGGCGAAAATCCGCTCTATCTGCCACAGGCCAAATCGTACGACGGTAGTGCCGCTCTCGGGCCGTGCCTGTTCGTTCCCGAAACGCCCATCGCACCCGAAACGAACATCCGACTCGAAATTAGTCGAGCGCAGCAGACCGTCTTTACGAACACCATTGCGATCAGTCAGATGAAACGGCAGCACACCGAGCTGGTTTCTTTTCTTTACCGCGAGTGCTCGTTCCCGTTCGGCTGTTTCCTGATGACCGGCACGGGCATTGTTCCTCCCGACGATTTCACGCTTCAATCCGGCGACGAAATACGGATCAGCATCGATGGAATCGGAACACTGGAAAACGTCGTTGCTTAG
- the recO gene encoding DNA repair protein RecO, with product MLQKTRGIALSYIRYRETSIIARIYTEEFGLQSYIVNSVRTARSKNNKIALFQPLTLLDMVVYNKPDRDIHRLSEIKTGYPFQSLPFEVSKSTIAMFVTEMLNKVLKEEAGSPVLFRFLGDSVLFLEEARTNYENFHLTFLLKLSFFLGFGPENAREFESQLRENAYPFLPDDEMETALNIMLRQPFGTPIKLARASRNDLLDALVTYYQIHIDSVGEVKSLPVLREVLG from the coding sequence ATGCTGCAAAAAACCCGGGGTATTGCCCTTAGTTATATTCGTTACCGCGAAACGTCCATTATTGCCCGTATCTACACCGAAGAGTTTGGGTTACAGAGTTATATCGTCAACAGTGTTCGGACGGCGCGGAGTAAAAACAACAAAATTGCCCTGTTTCAGCCGCTGACATTGCTGGACATGGTTGTATATAACAAGCCAGACCGCGACATTCACCGCCTTTCGGAGATCAAAACCGGGTATCCGTTTCAGAGTCTGCCTTTCGAGGTGAGCAAATCGACGATCGCGATGTTCGTGACGGAAATGCTGAACAAAGTGTTGAAAGAAGAAGCGGGCAGTCCGGTGCTGTTCCGGTTCCTGGGTGACTCGGTGCTGTTTCTGGAGGAAGCCCGCACAAACTACGAAAACTTTCACCTTACGTTTTTGCTGAAACTCTCGTTTTTTCTGGGCTTCGGTCCCGAAAACGCCCGCGAATTTGAGAGTCAGCTGCGCGAAAATGCCTATCCGTTTTTGCCCGACGACGAGATGGAAACGGCGCTCAATATCATGCTGCGGCAACCCTTCGGCACGCCAATCAAACTGGCCCGGGCCTCCCGCAACGACCTGCTGGATGCCCTGGTTACTTATTACCAGATTCATATCGACTCGGTCGGCGAAGTAAAATCGTTGCCCGTCCTGCGCGAAGTGCTGGGATAA
- the lptB gene encoding LPS export ABC transporter ATP-binding protein yields MILRTENLIKKYGSRFVNNNVSYQVETGEIVGLLGPNGAGKTTSFYMAVGLVKPNSGKVFIDDIDVTDLPMYKRARLGLGYLAQEASVFRDLTVEENVLAVLEMSDLPKSQRKEKVEELLEEFSLTHVRKSKGKVLSGGERRRTEIARALAVDPKFILLDEPFAGVDPIAVEDIQSIVAKLKHRNIGILITDHNVNETLSITDRAYLLFEGKILKQGSAEELASDEQVRRLYLGQHFELKRKI; encoded by the coding sequence ATGATTCTTAGAACCGAAAATTTAATCAAAAAATACGGGTCACGGTTTGTCAATAACAACGTGTCGTATCAAGTCGAAACGGGTGAAATCGTGGGACTGTTGGGTCCGAATGGCGCGGGCAAAACTACTTCGTTCTACATGGCCGTTGGGCTGGTAAAACCCAACAGTGGCAAAGTTTTTATCGACGATATTGACGTAACTGACCTGCCCATGTACAAACGCGCCCGGCTCGGACTGGGCTATCTGGCGCAGGAAGCATCCGTTTTTCGCGACCTGACGGTCGAAGAAAACGTACTGGCTGTGCTCGAAATGAGCGATTTACCGAAGAGCCAACGGAAAGAAAAAGTAGAGGAACTGCTTGAAGAATTCAGTCTGACGCACGTTCGCAAGAGTAAAGGCAAAGTCTTATCGGGTGGTGAGCGCCGACGGACGGAGATTGCCCGGGCGCTGGCCGTCGATCCCAAATTTATTCTGCTCGATGAGCCATTCGCGGGTGTTGACCCCATTGCGGTTGAAGACATTCAGAGCATTGTCGCCAAACTGAAGCACCGCAACATTGGCATTCTCATCACCGACCATAACGTGAACGAAACGCTCTCCATCACGGATCGCGCCTACTTGTTGTTTGAAGGCAAGATTCTCAAACAAGGCTCTGCCGAAGAACTGGCCAGTGACGAACAGGTTCGGCGATTATATCTGGGCCAGCATTTCGAGCTGAAACGCAAAATTTAA
- a CDS encoding Nif3-like dinuclear metal center hexameric protein, translating into MSQIRQLTAYLEAFAPLAYQESYDNSGLLVGDPGTAITGVLVTLDTTEAVIDEAVAKGCNVVVAHHPIIFKGLKKLNGKTYVERTVIKAIKNDVAIYAAHTNLDNVAGGVNFKIAEKLKLQNVQVLAPKAQVLSKLVTFVPVDDTQRVLDALYAAGAGQVGDYKNCSFRVSGTGTFQPDESAKPAIGAVGEYHEEAENRIEVLIPTHQQGQMLAALKQAHPYEEVAYYVTALDNKNQEVGSGAVGDLSEPMDGQSWLAYLKNSMNLNLIRYTPLVDKPIRRVAVCGGVGSFLLPDAIRAGADVFVTADYKYHEFFDADGRIVICDINHYESEVFTKELISQHLAKKFTTFAVILSETDTNPVRYFN; encoded by the coding sequence ATGTCCCAAATTCGTCAGTTAACCGCCTATCTGGAAGCGTTTGCTCCCCTTGCTTATCAGGAATCATACGATAATTCCGGCTTGCTGGTTGGTGATCCCGGCACAGCGATCACGGGCGTACTGGTCACCCTCGATACAACGGAAGCGGTCATTGATGAGGCCGTTGCTAAAGGCTGTAACGTTGTAGTGGCTCACCACCCGATTATTTTTAAAGGTCTCAAGAAATTAAACGGTAAAACATACGTCGAACGAACGGTCATCAAGGCCATAAAAAACGACGTGGCGATTTACGCGGCTCATACCAACCTCGATAACGTGGCCGGTGGCGTTAATTTCAAGATTGCCGAGAAACTGAAGTTGCAGAACGTTCAGGTTCTGGCACCCAAAGCGCAGGTGTTAAGCAAGCTGGTCACTTTCGTCCCGGTCGATGATACCCAGCGCGTACTGGATGCGCTGTATGCCGCCGGGGCCGGTCAGGTTGGCGACTATAAAAACTGTAGTTTTCGGGTTAGCGGAACCGGCACGTTTCAGCCGGACGAGTCGGCAAAACCAGCCATCGGTGCCGTGGGGGAGTACCACGAAGAAGCTGAAAACCGGATCGAAGTGCTCATCCCGACTCATCAGCAGGGGCAGATGCTAGCAGCATTGAAACAAGCGCACCCCTACGAAGAAGTGGCCTATTACGTAACGGCATTGGATAACAAGAATCAGGAAGTAGGTTCTGGTGCCGTGGGTGATTTGTCCGAACCGATGGATGGTCAGTCGTGGCTCGCGTATTTGAAGAACAGTATGAATCTGAACCTGATTCGGTACACGCCCCTGGTCGACAAACCGATCCGTCGCGTGGCCGTTTGCGGGGGCGTGGGCAGCTTTTTATTGCCGGATGCCATCCGGGCCGGGGCCGATGTTTTTGTGACGGCAGACTATAAATACCACGAGTTTTTCGATGCCGACGGGCGCATTGTGATCTGCGACATTAATCACTACGAAAGTGAAGTCTTTACAAAAGAGTTAATTAGCCAGCACTTAGCGAAAAAATTCACTACTTTTGCGGTAATTTTATCAGAAACGGATACGAATCCGGTTCGGTACTTCAATTAG
- a CDS encoding zinc ribbon domain-containing protein, with amino-acid sequence MELTIAQKLDALLILQSLDSQLDELIKIRGGLPEEVRDLEDDIAGFETRIGKFQAEIKTLEEEIERNRVAKKDAEKLITKYKDQQMNVRNNREFDAISKEVELQSLEIELADKRINEAQFRVRGKEEEIKTTTAALNERKEDLKAKRQELDQITSESQEEEKEIIKQRDHQATTIEARLLNSYNKIRSNALNGLAVVMVKRGACGGCFNVVPPQRQADIKDKKKIIVCEHCGRIFADVEGVPEPAPVGRGR; translated from the coding sequence ATGGAACTGACGATTGCGCAAAAACTAGACGCCCTTCTTATACTGCAATCCCTTGACTCTCAACTAGACGAACTCATCAAAATTCGCGGTGGTCTGCCCGAAGAGGTACGTGATCTGGAAGACGATATTGCCGGATTCGAAACGCGGATAGGAAAGTTTCAGGCTGAGATTAAGACGCTGGAAGAAGAAATCGAGCGCAACCGGGTTGCCAAGAAAGACGCTGAAAAGCTGATCACCAAGTACAAGGATCAGCAGATGAACGTGCGCAACAACCGCGAATTCGACGCCATTTCGAAAGAGGTTGAATTACAATCGCTCGAAATCGAACTGGCCGACAAGCGTATCAACGAAGCCCAATTCCGCGTTCGGGGTAAGGAAGAAGAAATCAAGACCACGACGGCTGCGCTCAACGAGCGGAAAGAAGACCTGAAAGCGAAACGGCAGGAGCTGGATCAAATCACGTCGGAGAGCCAGGAAGAGGAAAAAGAGATTATCAAGCAACGCGATCATCAGGCCACAACCATTGAAGCGCGCTTGTTGAACTCGTACAATAAAATCCGGAGCAATGCCCTGAACGGTCTTGCTGTCGTGATGGTAAAACGGGGTGCTTGTGGTGGTTGCTTTAACGTAGTGCCTCCTCAGCGTCAGGCTGACATTAAAGACAAGAAGAAGATCATCGTTTGCGAACACTGCGGACGGATTTTTGCCGATGTCGAAGGTGTACCCGAACCAGCGCCAGTTGGCCGGGGTCGGTAG
- a CDS encoding tetratricopeptide repeat protein: MYTRFLSILVLGFSLLPFRTHAQDFVWTPGLQRSYADLQKLKLQAARQVLVKESSQNGIRIFLDDYADMLALVTSDDDRLFANMSDREDDRLEAIQALDSKSPWQRVMQAEVRLHWAFVKLKFGKELSASWDVIRAYKLLTANQKKFPDFLPTYKSLGTLHIMVGSVPDNYVWVANLLGMRGNIKQGQQELERAQQDANFGLEANLIDLMVRAYVLKFSDADGRDLHRLIADNRDNLLLHFFGATIEQKNGHSEQALAYLTTRPTSPAYQSMPVIENILGDIYLQKGQYGTASSHFEQFLNTYKGQNFVKDSYYKLFLCHWLADGQNTRVPAFQPSDAKARAFLQKVVTVGRTTVESDKAAQKFAEAYLKQGVSPNQNVLMRARLASDGGFTDSALAYLRPYNEARFLSTAEKAEYNYRLGRIYQRRSDVDAAVPYFIRALALSEAYDGGKEPLSFGATAALQLGYIYQQKNDRSRARSFFEKALSFKHHEYKNSIDNKARAALSQL, from the coding sequence ATGTATACCCGCTTTCTTTCGATTCTGGTACTTGGCTTTTCGCTGCTGCCCTTTCGTACGCATGCTCAGGATTTTGTCTGGACACCCGGCCTACAACGTTCGTATGCTGACCTGCAAAAGCTGAAGCTTCAGGCAGCCCGCCAAGTGCTCGTAAAAGAAAGTAGTCAGAATGGCATTCGGATTTTTCTGGATGACTACGCCGATATGCTTGCGCTTGTCACCTCTGACGATGACCGGCTGTTTGCCAACATGAGCGATCGCGAAGATGACCGGCTTGAGGCAATTCAGGCATTGGACAGTAAATCGCCGTGGCAGCGCGTCATGCAGGCGGAGGTGCGGCTTCACTGGGCGTTTGTAAAACTGAAATTCGGTAAGGAACTCAGCGCCAGTTGGGATGTGATCAGGGCCTATAAACTCTTGACCGCCAATCAAAAGAAGTTTCCGGACTTTCTGCCAACCTACAAATCGCTGGGGACACTTCACATTATGGTTGGCTCCGTGCCGGATAACTACGTTTGGGTGGCAAATCTGCTGGGGATGCGTGGTAACATCAAGCAAGGGCAGCAGGAGCTGGAGCGGGCGCAGCAGGACGCAAATTTTGGCCTCGAAGCCAACCTAATCGACCTGATGGTGCGGGCATACGTTCTAAAATTTTCGGATGCCGATGGGCGGGATCTTCACCGATTGATAGCCGATAACCGAGACAATCTGCTGCTTCATTTCTTTGGGGCGACCATTGAGCAAAAAAACGGTCATAGCGAACAGGCACTTGCGTATCTGACAACGCGTCCGACTAGTCCGGCCTACCAGTCTATGCCAGTTATTGAGAATATTCTGGGGGACATCTACCTTCAGAAAGGGCAGTACGGAACTGCGAGCAGTCATTTTGAGCAATTTCTGAACACCTACAAAGGCCAGAATTTCGTCAAAGACTCCTATTACAAATTGTTTCTTTGCCACTGGTTAGCCGATGGGCAAAATACGCGTGTTCCGGCATTTCAACCATCCGATGCTAAAGCAAGGGCATTTCTGCAGAAAGTAGTAACCGTCGGCCGAACTACGGTTGAGTCGGATAAAGCGGCACAGAAGTTCGCCGAAGCGTACCTCAAACAGGGCGTTTCACCGAATCAGAATGTGTTGATGCGGGCCCGGCTCGCTTCCGACGGTGGGTTTACGGATAGTGCGCTGGCCTATCTGCGTCCCTACAACGAAGCCCGATTCTTGTCAACTGCCGAAAAAGCCGAATACAACTACCGATTGGGCCGAATCTACCAACGCCGGAGCGATGTCGATGCTGCCGTGCCTTACTTTATCCGGGCTTTGGCGCTCAGCGAAGCCTACGACGGCGGCAAGGAGCCGTTATCCTTTGGGGCAACGGCAGCGCTACAGCTCGGGTATATCTACCAACAAAAGAACGACCGCAGCCGGGCCCGATCATTCTTCGAAAAAGCACTCAGTTTTAAACACCACGAGTACAAGAACAGCATCGATAACAAAGCCAGGGCGGCATTGAGTCAGTTGTGA
- a CDS encoding phosphoglycerate kinase — protein MKTVDSYNFAGKKALVRVDFNVPLDKAFNITDDTRIKATIPTVMKILNDGGSAILMSHLGRPKGGPEEKYSLKHLIPALEKAFGRDVKFADDAIGQSATDLAASLKPGEILLLENLRFYKEEEKGDVAFAEKLAKLGDVWVNDAFGTAHRAHASTAVMGQFFEDRVAGYVMQAELENAKKVLGSAERPFTAIMGGAKISDKILIIEKLLDNVDNLIIGGGMTYTFTKAQGGNIGKSLLEADKQDLALELIKKAEEKGVKIYMPVDNVCADDFSNDANRQTVATGTIPDGWEGLDIGPETIKLFTDVLLNSKTILWNGPMGVFEFPNFAVGTDAIAKAVVQATEENGAFSLIGGGDSASAVNQAGYGDRVSYVSTGGGALLEYMEGKVLPGVAALD, from the coding sequence ATGAAAACCGTAGATTCTTATAATTTCGCTGGTAAGAAGGCCCTCGTTCGGGTTGACTTCAACGTTCCGCTCGATAAGGCATTCAATATTACCGACGACACACGCATTAAAGCGACCATTCCTACCGTCATGAAAATCCTGAATGACGGCGGTTCAGCCATTCTGATGTCGCACCTTGGCCGGCCAAAGGGTGGCCCCGAGGAGAAATATTCGCTCAAACACCTGATTCCTGCGCTGGAAAAGGCTTTTGGTCGTGACGTAAAATTCGCGGACGATGCTATTGGTCAGTCGGCTACCGATCTGGCGGCCAGCCTGAAGCCGGGTGAAATCCTGCTGCTCGAAAACCTTCGTTTTTATAAAGAAGAAGAAAAAGGTGACGTAGCCTTTGCCGAGAAGCTGGCAAAACTTGGCGACGTGTGGGTGAACGATGCGTTCGGAACCGCTCACCGCGCTCACGCCAGTACGGCCGTGATGGGTCAGTTTTTCGAGGATCGCGTGGCTGGCTACGTCATGCAGGCTGAACTGGAGAACGCGAAAAAGGTTCTGGGAAGCGCCGAGCGGCCTTTTACGGCCATCATGGGTGGAGCCAAAATCTCGGATAAAATTCTGATCATCGAAAAGCTGCTCGATAACGTCGATAACCTCATCATCGGTGGCGGCATGACCTACACGTTCACCAAAGCGCAGGGGGGCAACATCGGCAAGTCGCTACTCGAAGCCGATAAGCAGGATTTGGCACTTGAGCTGATCAAAAAAGCAGAAGAAAAAGGCGTTAAGATTTATATGCCCGTCGACAACGTCTGCGCCGACGATTTTTCGAATGACGCCAACCGCCAGACAGTCGCGACAGGCACTATTCCGGATGGCTGGGAAGGACTGGATATCGGTCCTGAAACGATCAAATTGTTCACGGACGTTCTGTTGAATTCGAAAACCATCCTGTGGAATGGTCCGATGGGGGTTTTTGAGTTTCCTAACTTCGCCGTTGGCACCGATGCCATTGCCAAAGCGGTGGTGCAGGCAACCGAAGAGAACGGCGCGTTTTCGCTCATCGGCGGTGGTGACTCAGCTTCGGCCGTCAATCAGGCGGGCTACGGCGACCGGGTGAGTTATGTATCGACCGGTGGCGGTGCGCTTCTGGAATACATGGAAGGCAAAGTGCTACCGGGCGTTGCGGCACTGGACTAA
- a CDS encoding DUF2157 domain-containing protein: MSPTDVLNELEKQGILQAEQQARINDYEQAKPFSLHWELRSMLYIGILLLSSGLGLLVYDNFDQIGHGALLTAMGLACAACFLFAWRFRPEWTTAQTANRSPFGDYALLLSCLLFLTLEGYAQYQYTVFGTRYGLVTLLPALLFLPLAYRFDHRGVLGMALAALISWVGVTVRPLELYIKTNFFDRSTVFSAIGLAIVLIGVAFFLERRRIKPHFTYTYLTIAGNLLLIALLGGLFNFGELRLLFALGLAVMCIVLDQYARRTKFFAFLLMSAIYGYVGVTYLFFHYVSPRHWNDNLYYWYFILTGIALVAYLMSQIPKRSNA; encoded by the coding sequence ATGTCCCCAACCGACGTTCTGAATGAGTTAGAAAAACAGGGCATCTTACAAGCTGAACAACAAGCCCGAATCAACGACTACGAACAGGCCAAACCGTTCTCGCTGCACTGGGAACTGCGGTCTATGCTCTACATCGGTATTCTTCTGCTGAGTTCAGGTTTAGGCTTGTTGGTTTATGACAATTTTGACCAGATAGGGCACGGTGCCTTGCTCACGGCTATGGGCCTTGCCTGTGCTGCGTGCTTTCTGTTTGCGTGGCGCTTCCGGCCGGAGTGGACAACGGCGCAGACGGCCAACCGCTCACCATTTGGCGATTACGCGCTGCTGCTTTCCTGTCTGCTGTTTTTGACCCTCGAAGGCTACGCGCAGTATCAGTATACCGTTTTCGGGACTCGCTACGGTCTGGTAACGCTGTTGCCAGCCCTGCTGTTTTTACCATTGGCGTACCGCTTCGATCATCGGGGGGTGCTGGGTATGGCGCTGGCTGCGCTCATCTCGTGGGTGGGCGTAACCGTGCGTCCGCTGGAGTTATATATCAAAACCAATTTTTTCGATCGGAGCACCGTATTTTCGGCCATCGGGCTGGCTATCGTGCTGATTGGTGTCGCGTTCTTTCTGGAACGTCGGCGCATCAAACCTCATTTTACTTATACCTATCTGACCATTGCCGGTAACTTATTGTTGATTGCGCTACTCGGTGGATTGTTCAATTTTGGGGAGCTGCGGCTGCTCTTCGCGCTAGGCCTTGCCGTTATGTGTATTGTACTCGATCAATATGCCAGACGGACGAAATTCTTCGCGTTTCTGCTGATGAGCGCGATCTACGGGTACGTTGGCGTGACCTATTTATTTTTCCATTACGTCTCTCCGCGCCACTGGAACGACAATTTATATTACTGGTACTTCATTCTGACGGGTATTGCGCTGGTCGCTTACCTGATGAGCCAGATCCCCAAACGAAGCAACGCATGA